One genomic segment of Candidatus Cybelea sp. includes these proteins:
- a CDS encoding CPBP family intramembrane glutamic endopeptidase, with protein sequence MKRFAVALALALGGLVVVYVPTFVLAAFAIKSGAFGSPAASRGEPVVVPLIICISAAIALTLIAALAQYSTLNPVEFGFKAPAVRSVTLALMLGLLFAAGLRGLSLILPIGNSPDLGDMHRWQIIAYFWLGAPIQEEIIFRGLLQTIFQARDPRSALIGSVALPFSVFACAAIFAAVHVATVRLGASPAHVAFIVFGAFVPGVLAGYLRWKSSSLLPAIAVHAVFNMFAS encoded by the coding sequence ATGAAGCGATTTGCGGTAGCTTTGGCATTGGCACTCGGAGGCCTCGTGGTTGTGTACGTGCCGACGTTCGTGCTCGCTGCTTTCGCGATCAAATCGGGAGCTTTTGGCTCGCCGGCTGCGAGCAGAGGGGAGCCAGTCGTGGTCCCTCTGATCATATGCATCAGTGCGGCAATCGCGTTAACGCTGATAGCGGCACTGGCGCAATACAGCACCCTGAATCCGGTTGAGTTTGGGTTCAAGGCGCCGGCGGTGCGATCCGTGACTCTTGCGCTCATGCTGGGGTTGTTGTTTGCGGCAGGCTTGCGCGGTTTGAGTCTGATACTGCCGATCGGTAACTCGCCTGATCTAGGAGATATGCATAGGTGGCAAATCATTGCCTACTTCTGGCTCGGGGCGCCGATTCAAGAGGAGATAATCTTTCGTGGGCTTTTGCAGACCATTTTTCAGGCGCGCGATCCGCGAAGCGCGCTGATAGGTTCGGTCGCCCTGCCGTTTTCTGTATTTGCCTGCGCTGCGATTTTCGCCGCAGTACACGTCGCGACGGTGAGACTGGGCGCGTCGCCAGCTCACGTCGCGTTCATTGTCTTCGGAGCGTTCGTGCCGGGCGTCCTGGCCGGCTACCTCCGCTGGAAAAGCTCCAGCCTCTTACCGGCAATAGCAGTACATGCAGTTTTCAACATGTTCGCATCCTGA
- a CDS encoding SDR family oxidoreductase — protein MNGNSKQDLAGKSALLTGGTSGIGKATAFALAARGAHVIVSGRDAGRGSSVVDNIRRSGGAADFVPENLSDAATARDLVSRAVKTAPQIDILVNNAAIFPFGPTAEVSEETFDEVYNVNVKVPFMLVAELAPSMAARGAGAIVNVSSMVATFGMNGMALYGSSKAAIELLTKAWAAEFGPRGVRVNAVSPGPTRTEGSAAMGEGLKQIASMAPANRAASPDEIAAAIVYLASDEASFVYGVVLAVDGGRNAT, from the coding sequence ATGAATGGTAACAGCAAGCAAGACCTTGCCGGCAAGTCGGCGCTGCTCACGGGCGGCACGAGCGGAATCGGTAAGGCAACTGCCTTCGCCCTGGCCGCCCGAGGCGCGCACGTGATTGTCTCCGGGCGGGATGCGGGACGCGGCTCCTCAGTCGTCGACAATATCCGGCGATCCGGCGGCGCGGCCGACTTCGTGCCGGAGAATCTCAGCGATGCGGCGACGGCCCGCGATCTTGTAAGCCGGGCGGTAAAGACTGCGCCCCAAATTGATATCCTGGTCAATAATGCTGCAATCTTTCCTTTCGGACCGACCGCCGAAGTTTCGGAAGAGACGTTCGACGAAGTCTATAACGTCAACGTCAAAGTTCCGTTTATGCTCGTCGCCGAGCTCGCGCCCTCAATGGCCGCGCGCGGTGCTGGAGCGATCGTGAACGTTAGCAGCATGGTTGCAACGTTCGGGATGAACGGCATGGCGCTGTACGGATCGAGCAAAGCAGCAATCGAGCTTCTCACCAAGGCCTGGGCGGCAGAATTTGGCCCACGCGGGGTACGTGTGAACGCCGTCAGCCCCGGACCGACCCGAACGGAAGGGAGCGCAGCGATGGGTGAGGGCCTGAAACAAATCGCGTCGATGGCGCCCGCAAATCGCGCGGCATCACCGGACGAAATCGCCGCGGCCATCGTGTATTTAGCCTCCGACGAGGCCAGCTTCGTTTACGGCGTCGTGCTCGCGGTCGACGGCGGCCGGAACGCCACGTAG